A window of the Megalopta genalis isolate 19385.01 chromosome 2, iyMegGena1_principal, whole genome shotgun sequence genome harbors these coding sequences:
- the LOC117229715 gene encoding uncharacterized protein LOC117229715 isoform X1 produces MENQGFEEEHQPGIPPAEQSFALPRIDFVGHASASHVADGHVYEDILPGIESVTRISIAADQRPSSDEQPSQPEGDRISRAATTTTTTTMLEQDELSCGFRRNLTLPFRRSGGLDPAGANSSVRVTSREKSSWHEEAETAGNAETIAPSIEKDRDARQQPAEARPNRRRRKKDCKHCRSKAVASTYDRDCEIDERENEEEIVSRKNRDNKQRQFPALIEDPRTILDPCDLAAVRTYPPIGNNGDKQQHHPARGTEPLCVFTITEKPAASPKTQPKLIELEDPRGKEVNKPVLAQEKSRAGMRVNSIYSQDRWYAKEAPIFCTDVKEHGSFQNSIETQISDYRGTSGEKGLLEENAVPMAEFQRAYSLPVRTQTPSSQNRANQRRSVRAEPPPHPARLRKHRHGWTLHLARPLKTSGCSRSLVLVLLLILALLGIGAIALYIVFEPEKLQIIQQYLKSSANDSSTVETPTAGTLSMNASSTTTTTPVSSSSMIATVLLSGDQSFPESGARTTAEPEAEASSPPAVNSTRYCDDCLNGEVCVALVDEEVPICRTGLDLEDPTGCAGFCLVNKQKCHRLDVDAFRCVEVEHYCLDDEWTCANTLCIPLEKRCDGHMNCYDHSDEFNCECDPETHFQCGNETSCLPLEKRCDGKIDCWDAADEINCTLGGNLGWSCPSKNEFTCSDGQCISEARFCDGLPDCVDGSDEPSGCQGRCNKHEFTCQNNRCITKGMKCNGVDDCGDGTDERHCKHRIL; encoded by the exons ATGGAGAACCAAGGTTTCGAGGAGGAGCATCAGCCAGGCATCCCACCGGCGGAGCAATCGTTCGCTTTGCCGCGGATCGATTTCGTGGGCCACGCGTCCGCGTCGCACGTGGCGGACGGCCACGTGTACGAGGACATCCTGCCGGGAATAGAGTCGGTCACGAGGATCTCCATCGCCGCGGATCAGCGGCCGAGCAGCGACGAGCAACCCTCGCAGCCCGAAGGAGACAGAATTTCGCGAGcggcaacgacgacgacgacgacgacgatgctcGAGCAGGACGAGCTGTCCTGCGGTTTCCGACGGAACCTGACGCTGCCGTTCCGTCGGTCCGGCGGCCTCGATCCCGCCGGCGCGAACAGTTCCGTGCGCGTGACCAGCCGCGAGAAGAGCAGCTGGCACGAGGAAGCGGAAACCGCGGGAAACGCGGAAACGATCGCGCCGTCGATCGAGAAAGATCGCGATGCCAGGCAGCAGCCGGCCGAGGCCAGGCCGAACAGGAGGCGCAGGAAGAAGGACTGCAAGCATTGCAGGAGCAAGGCCGTCGCGTCGACGTACGACCGGGATTGCGAGATCGACGAGAGGGAGAACGAGGAGGAGATCGTGTCGAGGAAGAATCGGGACAACAAGCAGCGACAGTTCCCGGCGCTGATCGAAGATCCGAGGACGATCCTCGATCCGTGCGACCTCGCCGCGGTCAGGACCTACCCGCCGATCGGCAACAACGGTGACAAGCAGCAGCACCACCCTGCCAGAGGGACGGAGCCCCTCTGCGTTTTCACGATCACCGAGAAGCCCGCGGCCTCGCCGAAAACGCAGCCGAAGCTGATCGAGCTGGAGGATCCAAGGGGCAAGGAGGTCAACAAGCCTGTCCTCGCGCAGGAGAAGAGCAGGGCCGGGATGAGGGTGAACTCGATCTACTCGCAGGACAGATGGTACGCCAAGGAGGCGCCTATCTTCTGCACGGACGTCAAGGAGCACGGATCCTTTCAG AACTCTATCGAAACACAGATAAGCGATTATCGAGGAACATCGGGCGAGAAAGGCCTGCTCGAGGAGAATGCGGTGCCGATGGCCGAATTTCAG AGGGCTTACTCCCTCCCGGTGCGAACGCAGACCCCGTCCTCCCAAAATCGCGCGAATCAACGAAGAAGCGTGCGGGCAGAGCCACCCCCGCATCCGGCCAGGCTGCGGAAACACAGGCACGGCTGGACTCTACACTTGGCGCGGCCTCTGAAGACTTCCGGTTGCTCGAGGTCCTTGGTCCTCGTGTTGCTGCTGATCCTGGCGCTCCTCGGAATCGGCGCCATTGCTCTCTACATCGTGTTCG AGCCGGAGAAGCTGCAGATCATCCAACAGTACCTGAAGTCGTCGGCGAACGACTCGTCGACGGTGGAAACGCCGACCGCGGGAACGTTGTCGATGAACgcatcgtcgacgacgacgacgacgccggtCAGCAGCAGCAGCATGATCGCGACCGTGCTTTTAAGCGGCGACCAGTCATTTCCGGAGAGCGGCGCTCGTACCACCGCGGAACCGGAAGCGGAAGCGAGCAGTCCGCCGGCCGTCAACTCCACCAGATACTGCGACGACTGCCTGAACGGGGAGGTGTGCGTCGCCCTCGTCGACGAAGAGGTGCCGATCTGCAGGACCGGCCTGGATCTCGAGGACCCGACCGGATGCGCCGGCTTCTGCCTCGTCAACAAGCAGAAGTGCCATCGTCTCGACGTCGACGCGTTCAG GTGCGTGGAGGTGGAGCACTACTGTCTGGACGACGAGTGGACGTGCGCGAATACTCTCTGCATCCCCTTGGAGAAGCGGTGCGACGGCCACATGAATTGCTACGACCATTCGGACGAATTCAATTGCG AATGCGATCCAGAGACGCATTTCCAGTGCGGTAATGAGACCTCCTGCCTTCCGTTGGAGAAGAGATGCGACGGCAAGATAGATTGCTGGGACGCGGCAGACGAGATTAATTGCACGCTCG GTGGTAATCTCGGGTGGT CGTGTCCGTCGAAGAACGAGTTCACGTGCAGCGACGGCCAGTGCATATCGGAAGCTCGTTTCTGCGACGGCCTGCCAGACTGCGTCGACGGGTCCGACGAGCCATCCGGTTGCCAAGGACGTTGCAACAAGCACGAATTCACGTGCCA AAACAATAGGTGCATCACGAAGGGGATGAAGTGCAATGGTGTCGACGACTGCGGCGACGGAACCGACGAGAGGCACTGCAAGCACAGAATCCTCTGA
- the LOC117229715 gene encoding uncharacterized protein LOC117229715 isoform X4 produces the protein MENQGFEEEHQPGIPPAEQSFALPRIDFVGHASASHVADGHVYEDILPGIESVTRISIAADQRPSSDEQPSQPEGDRISRAATTTTTTTMLEQDELSCGFRRNLTLPFRRSGGLDPAGANSSVRVTSREKSSWHEEAETAGNAETIAPSIEKDRDARQQPAEARPNRRRRKKDCKHCRSKAVASTYDRDCEIDERENEEEIVSRKNRDNKQRQFPALIEDPRTILDPCDLAAVRTYPPIGNNGDKQQHHPARGTEPLCVFTITEKPAASPKTQPKLIELEDPRGKEVNKPVLAQEKSRAGMRVNSIYSQDRWYAKEAPIFCTDVKEHGSFQRAYSLPVRTQTPSSQNRANQRRSVRAEPPPHPARLRKHRHGWTLHLARPLKTSGCSRSLVLVLLLILALLGIGAIALYIVFEPEKLQIIQQYLKSSANDSSTVETPTAGTLSMNASSTTTTTPVSSSSMIATVLLSGDQSFPESGARTTAEPEAEASSPPAVNSTRYCDDCLNGEVCVALVDEEVPICRTGLDLEDPTGCAGFCLVNKQKCHRLDVDAFRCVEVEHYCLDDEWTCANTLCIPLEKRCDGHMNCYDHSDEFNCECDPETHFQCGNETSCLPLEKRCDGKIDCWDAADEINCTLGGNLGWSCPSKNEFTCSDGQCISEARFCDGLPDCVDGSDEPSGCQGRCNKHEFTCQNNRCITKGMKCNGVDDCGDGTDERHCKHRIL, from the exons ATGGAGAACCAAGGTTTCGAGGAGGAGCATCAGCCAGGCATCCCACCGGCGGAGCAATCGTTCGCTTTGCCGCGGATCGATTTCGTGGGCCACGCGTCCGCGTCGCACGTGGCGGACGGCCACGTGTACGAGGACATCCTGCCGGGAATAGAGTCGGTCACGAGGATCTCCATCGCCGCGGATCAGCGGCCGAGCAGCGACGAGCAACCCTCGCAGCCCGAAGGAGACAGAATTTCGCGAGcggcaacgacgacgacgacgacgacgatgctcGAGCAGGACGAGCTGTCCTGCGGTTTCCGACGGAACCTGACGCTGCCGTTCCGTCGGTCCGGCGGCCTCGATCCCGCCGGCGCGAACAGTTCCGTGCGCGTGACCAGCCGCGAGAAGAGCAGCTGGCACGAGGAAGCGGAAACCGCGGGAAACGCGGAAACGATCGCGCCGTCGATCGAGAAAGATCGCGATGCCAGGCAGCAGCCGGCCGAGGCCAGGCCGAACAGGAGGCGCAGGAAGAAGGACTGCAAGCATTGCAGGAGCAAGGCCGTCGCGTCGACGTACGACCGGGATTGCGAGATCGACGAGAGGGAGAACGAGGAGGAGATCGTGTCGAGGAAGAATCGGGACAACAAGCAGCGACAGTTCCCGGCGCTGATCGAAGATCCGAGGACGATCCTCGATCCGTGCGACCTCGCCGCGGTCAGGACCTACCCGCCGATCGGCAACAACGGTGACAAGCAGCAGCACCACCCTGCCAGAGGGACGGAGCCCCTCTGCGTTTTCACGATCACCGAGAAGCCCGCGGCCTCGCCGAAAACGCAGCCGAAGCTGATCGAGCTGGAGGATCCAAGGGGCAAGGAGGTCAACAAGCCTGTCCTCGCGCAGGAGAAGAGCAGGGCCGGGATGAGGGTGAACTCGATCTACTCGCAGGACAGATGGTACGCCAAGGAGGCGCCTATCTTCTGCACGGACGTCAAGGAGCACGGATCCTTTCAG AGGGCTTACTCCCTCCCGGTGCGAACGCAGACCCCGTCCTCCCAAAATCGCGCGAATCAACGAAGAAGCGTGCGGGCAGAGCCACCCCCGCATCCGGCCAGGCTGCGGAAACACAGGCACGGCTGGACTCTACACTTGGCGCGGCCTCTGAAGACTTCCGGTTGCTCGAGGTCCTTGGTCCTCGTGTTGCTGCTGATCCTGGCGCTCCTCGGAATCGGCGCCATTGCTCTCTACATCGTGTTCG AGCCGGAGAAGCTGCAGATCATCCAACAGTACCTGAAGTCGTCGGCGAACGACTCGTCGACGGTGGAAACGCCGACCGCGGGAACGTTGTCGATGAACgcatcgtcgacgacgacgacgacgccggtCAGCAGCAGCAGCATGATCGCGACCGTGCTTTTAAGCGGCGACCAGTCATTTCCGGAGAGCGGCGCTCGTACCACCGCGGAACCGGAAGCGGAAGCGAGCAGTCCGCCGGCCGTCAACTCCACCAGATACTGCGACGACTGCCTGAACGGGGAGGTGTGCGTCGCCCTCGTCGACGAAGAGGTGCCGATCTGCAGGACCGGCCTGGATCTCGAGGACCCGACCGGATGCGCCGGCTTCTGCCTCGTCAACAAGCAGAAGTGCCATCGTCTCGACGTCGACGCGTTCAG GTGCGTGGAGGTGGAGCACTACTGTCTGGACGACGAGTGGACGTGCGCGAATACTCTCTGCATCCCCTTGGAGAAGCGGTGCGACGGCCACATGAATTGCTACGACCATTCGGACGAATTCAATTGCG AATGCGATCCAGAGACGCATTTCCAGTGCGGTAATGAGACCTCCTGCCTTCCGTTGGAGAAGAGATGCGACGGCAAGATAGATTGCTGGGACGCGGCAGACGAGATTAATTGCACGCTCG GTGGTAATCTCGGGTGGT CGTGTCCGTCGAAGAACGAGTTCACGTGCAGCGACGGCCAGTGCATATCGGAAGCTCGTTTCTGCGACGGCCTGCCAGACTGCGTCGACGGGTCCGACGAGCCATCCGGTTGCCAAGGACGTTGCAACAAGCACGAATTCACGTGCCA AAACAATAGGTGCATCACGAAGGGGATGAAGTGCAATGGTGTCGACGACTGCGGCGACGGAACCGACGAGAGGCACTGCAAGCACAGAATCCTCTGA
- the LOC117229715 gene encoding uncharacterized protein LOC117229715 isoform X2 codes for MENQGFEEEHQPGIPPAEQSFALPRIDFVGHASASHVADGHVYEDILPGIESVTRISIAADQRPSSDEQPSQPEGDRISRAATTTTTTTMLEQDELSCGFRRNLTLPFRRSGGLDPAGANSSVRVTSREKSSWHEEAETAGNAETIAPSIEKDRDARQQPAEARPNRRRRKKDCKHCRSKAVASTYDRDCEIDERENEEEIVSRKNRDNKQRQFPALIEDPRTILDPCDLAAVRTYPPIGNNGDKQQHHPARGTEPLCVFTITEKPAASPKTQPKLIELEDPRGKEVNKPVLAQEKSRAGMRVNSIYSQDRWYAKEAPIFCTDVKEHGSFQISDYRGTSGEKGLLEENAVPMAEFQRAYSLPVRTQTPSSQNRANQRRSVRAEPPPHPARLRKHRHGWTLHLARPLKTSGCSRSLVLVLLLILALLGIGAIALYIVFEPEKLQIIQQYLKSSANDSSTVETPTAGTLSMNASSTTTTTPVSSSSMIATVLLSGDQSFPESGARTTAEPEAEASSPPAVNSTRYCDDCLNGEVCVALVDEEVPICRTGLDLEDPTGCAGFCLVNKQKCHRLDVDAFRCVEVEHYCLDDEWTCANTLCIPLEKRCDGHMNCYDHSDEFNCECDPETHFQCGNETSCLPLEKRCDGKIDCWDAADEINCTLGGNLGWSCPSKNEFTCSDGQCISEARFCDGLPDCVDGSDEPSGCQGRCNKHEFTCQNNRCITKGMKCNGVDDCGDGTDERHCKHRIL; via the exons ATGGAGAACCAAGGTTTCGAGGAGGAGCATCAGCCAGGCATCCCACCGGCGGAGCAATCGTTCGCTTTGCCGCGGATCGATTTCGTGGGCCACGCGTCCGCGTCGCACGTGGCGGACGGCCACGTGTACGAGGACATCCTGCCGGGAATAGAGTCGGTCACGAGGATCTCCATCGCCGCGGATCAGCGGCCGAGCAGCGACGAGCAACCCTCGCAGCCCGAAGGAGACAGAATTTCGCGAGcggcaacgacgacgacgacgacgacgatgctcGAGCAGGACGAGCTGTCCTGCGGTTTCCGACGGAACCTGACGCTGCCGTTCCGTCGGTCCGGCGGCCTCGATCCCGCCGGCGCGAACAGTTCCGTGCGCGTGACCAGCCGCGAGAAGAGCAGCTGGCACGAGGAAGCGGAAACCGCGGGAAACGCGGAAACGATCGCGCCGTCGATCGAGAAAGATCGCGATGCCAGGCAGCAGCCGGCCGAGGCCAGGCCGAACAGGAGGCGCAGGAAGAAGGACTGCAAGCATTGCAGGAGCAAGGCCGTCGCGTCGACGTACGACCGGGATTGCGAGATCGACGAGAGGGAGAACGAGGAGGAGATCGTGTCGAGGAAGAATCGGGACAACAAGCAGCGACAGTTCCCGGCGCTGATCGAAGATCCGAGGACGATCCTCGATCCGTGCGACCTCGCCGCGGTCAGGACCTACCCGCCGATCGGCAACAACGGTGACAAGCAGCAGCACCACCCTGCCAGAGGGACGGAGCCCCTCTGCGTTTTCACGATCACCGAGAAGCCCGCGGCCTCGCCGAAAACGCAGCCGAAGCTGATCGAGCTGGAGGATCCAAGGGGCAAGGAGGTCAACAAGCCTGTCCTCGCGCAGGAGAAGAGCAGGGCCGGGATGAGGGTGAACTCGATCTACTCGCAGGACAGATGGTACGCCAAGGAGGCGCCTATCTTCTGCACGGACGTCAAGGAGCACGGATCCTTTCAG ATAAGCGATTATCGAGGAACATCGGGCGAGAAAGGCCTGCTCGAGGAGAATGCGGTGCCGATGGCCGAATTTCAG AGGGCTTACTCCCTCCCGGTGCGAACGCAGACCCCGTCCTCCCAAAATCGCGCGAATCAACGAAGAAGCGTGCGGGCAGAGCCACCCCCGCATCCGGCCAGGCTGCGGAAACACAGGCACGGCTGGACTCTACACTTGGCGCGGCCTCTGAAGACTTCCGGTTGCTCGAGGTCCTTGGTCCTCGTGTTGCTGCTGATCCTGGCGCTCCTCGGAATCGGCGCCATTGCTCTCTACATCGTGTTCG AGCCGGAGAAGCTGCAGATCATCCAACAGTACCTGAAGTCGTCGGCGAACGACTCGTCGACGGTGGAAACGCCGACCGCGGGAACGTTGTCGATGAACgcatcgtcgacgacgacgacgacgccggtCAGCAGCAGCAGCATGATCGCGACCGTGCTTTTAAGCGGCGACCAGTCATTTCCGGAGAGCGGCGCTCGTACCACCGCGGAACCGGAAGCGGAAGCGAGCAGTCCGCCGGCCGTCAACTCCACCAGATACTGCGACGACTGCCTGAACGGGGAGGTGTGCGTCGCCCTCGTCGACGAAGAGGTGCCGATCTGCAGGACCGGCCTGGATCTCGAGGACCCGACCGGATGCGCCGGCTTCTGCCTCGTCAACAAGCAGAAGTGCCATCGTCTCGACGTCGACGCGTTCAG GTGCGTGGAGGTGGAGCACTACTGTCTGGACGACGAGTGGACGTGCGCGAATACTCTCTGCATCCCCTTGGAGAAGCGGTGCGACGGCCACATGAATTGCTACGACCATTCGGACGAATTCAATTGCG AATGCGATCCAGAGACGCATTTCCAGTGCGGTAATGAGACCTCCTGCCTTCCGTTGGAGAAGAGATGCGACGGCAAGATAGATTGCTGGGACGCGGCAGACGAGATTAATTGCACGCTCG GTGGTAATCTCGGGTGGT CGTGTCCGTCGAAGAACGAGTTCACGTGCAGCGACGGCCAGTGCATATCGGAAGCTCGTTTCTGCGACGGCCTGCCAGACTGCGTCGACGGGTCCGACGAGCCATCCGGTTGCCAAGGACGTTGCAACAAGCACGAATTCACGTGCCA AAACAATAGGTGCATCACGAAGGGGATGAAGTGCAATGGTGTCGACGACTGCGGCGACGGAACCGACGAGAGGCACTGCAAGCACAGAATCCTCTGA
- the LOC117229715 gene encoding uncharacterized protein LOC117229715 isoform X3 gives MENQGFEEEHQPGIPPAEQSFALPRIDFVGHASASHVADGHVYEDILPGIESVTRISIAADQRPSSDEQPSQPEGDRISRAATTTTTTTMLEQDELSCGFRRNLTLPFRRSGGLDPAGANSSVRVTSREKSSWHEEAETAGNAETIAPSIEKDRDARQQPAEARPNRRRRKKDCKHCRSKAVASTYDRDCEIDERENEEEIVSRKNRDNKQRQFPALIEDPRTILDPCDLAAVRTYPPIGNNGDKQQHHPARGTEPLCVFTITEKPAASPKTQPKLIELEDPRGKEVNKPVLAQEKSRAGMRVNSIYSQDRWYAKEAPIFCTDVKEHGSFQNSIETQISDYRGTSGEKGLLEENAVPMAEFQRAYSLPVRTQTPSSQNRANQRRSVRAEPPPHPARLRKHRHGWTLHLARPLKTSGCSRSLVLVLLLILALLGIGAIALYIVFEPEKLQIIQQYLKSSANDSSTVETPTAGTLSMNASSTTTTTPVSSSSMIATVLLSGDQSFPESGARTTAEPEAEASSPPAVNSTRYCDDCLNGEVCVALVDEEVPICRTGLDLEDPTGCAGFCLVNKQKCHRLDVDAFRCVEVEHYCLDDEWTCANTLCIPLEKRCDGHMNCYDHSDEFNCECDPETHFQCGNETSCLPLEKRCDGKIDCWDAADEINCTLACPSKNEFTCSDGQCISEARFCDGLPDCVDGSDEPSGCQGRCNKHEFTCQNNRCITKGMKCNGVDDCGDGTDERHCKHRIL, from the exons ATGGAGAACCAAGGTTTCGAGGAGGAGCATCAGCCAGGCATCCCACCGGCGGAGCAATCGTTCGCTTTGCCGCGGATCGATTTCGTGGGCCACGCGTCCGCGTCGCACGTGGCGGACGGCCACGTGTACGAGGACATCCTGCCGGGAATAGAGTCGGTCACGAGGATCTCCATCGCCGCGGATCAGCGGCCGAGCAGCGACGAGCAACCCTCGCAGCCCGAAGGAGACAGAATTTCGCGAGcggcaacgacgacgacgacgacgacgatgctcGAGCAGGACGAGCTGTCCTGCGGTTTCCGACGGAACCTGACGCTGCCGTTCCGTCGGTCCGGCGGCCTCGATCCCGCCGGCGCGAACAGTTCCGTGCGCGTGACCAGCCGCGAGAAGAGCAGCTGGCACGAGGAAGCGGAAACCGCGGGAAACGCGGAAACGATCGCGCCGTCGATCGAGAAAGATCGCGATGCCAGGCAGCAGCCGGCCGAGGCCAGGCCGAACAGGAGGCGCAGGAAGAAGGACTGCAAGCATTGCAGGAGCAAGGCCGTCGCGTCGACGTACGACCGGGATTGCGAGATCGACGAGAGGGAGAACGAGGAGGAGATCGTGTCGAGGAAGAATCGGGACAACAAGCAGCGACAGTTCCCGGCGCTGATCGAAGATCCGAGGACGATCCTCGATCCGTGCGACCTCGCCGCGGTCAGGACCTACCCGCCGATCGGCAACAACGGTGACAAGCAGCAGCACCACCCTGCCAGAGGGACGGAGCCCCTCTGCGTTTTCACGATCACCGAGAAGCCCGCGGCCTCGCCGAAAACGCAGCCGAAGCTGATCGAGCTGGAGGATCCAAGGGGCAAGGAGGTCAACAAGCCTGTCCTCGCGCAGGAGAAGAGCAGGGCCGGGATGAGGGTGAACTCGATCTACTCGCAGGACAGATGGTACGCCAAGGAGGCGCCTATCTTCTGCACGGACGTCAAGGAGCACGGATCCTTTCAG AACTCTATCGAAACACAGATAAGCGATTATCGAGGAACATCGGGCGAGAAAGGCCTGCTCGAGGAGAATGCGGTGCCGATGGCCGAATTTCAG AGGGCTTACTCCCTCCCGGTGCGAACGCAGACCCCGTCCTCCCAAAATCGCGCGAATCAACGAAGAAGCGTGCGGGCAGAGCCACCCCCGCATCCGGCCAGGCTGCGGAAACACAGGCACGGCTGGACTCTACACTTGGCGCGGCCTCTGAAGACTTCCGGTTGCTCGAGGTCCTTGGTCCTCGTGTTGCTGCTGATCCTGGCGCTCCTCGGAATCGGCGCCATTGCTCTCTACATCGTGTTCG AGCCGGAGAAGCTGCAGATCATCCAACAGTACCTGAAGTCGTCGGCGAACGACTCGTCGACGGTGGAAACGCCGACCGCGGGAACGTTGTCGATGAACgcatcgtcgacgacgacgacgacgccggtCAGCAGCAGCAGCATGATCGCGACCGTGCTTTTAAGCGGCGACCAGTCATTTCCGGAGAGCGGCGCTCGTACCACCGCGGAACCGGAAGCGGAAGCGAGCAGTCCGCCGGCCGTCAACTCCACCAGATACTGCGACGACTGCCTGAACGGGGAGGTGTGCGTCGCCCTCGTCGACGAAGAGGTGCCGATCTGCAGGACCGGCCTGGATCTCGAGGACCCGACCGGATGCGCCGGCTTCTGCCTCGTCAACAAGCAGAAGTGCCATCGTCTCGACGTCGACGCGTTCAG GTGCGTGGAGGTGGAGCACTACTGTCTGGACGACGAGTGGACGTGCGCGAATACTCTCTGCATCCCCTTGGAGAAGCGGTGCGACGGCCACATGAATTGCTACGACCATTCGGACGAATTCAATTGCG AATGCGATCCAGAGACGCATTTCCAGTGCGGTAATGAGACCTCCTGCCTTCCGTTGGAGAAGAGATGCGACGGCAAGATAGATTGCTGGGACGCGGCAGACGAGATTAATTGCACGCTCG CGTGTCCGTCGAAGAACGAGTTCACGTGCAGCGACGGCCAGTGCATATCGGAAGCTCGTTTCTGCGACGGCCTGCCAGACTGCGTCGACGGGTCCGACGAGCCATCCGGTTGCCAAGGACGTTGCAACAAGCACGAATTCACGTGCCA AAACAATAGGTGCATCACGAAGGGGATGAAGTGCAATGGTGTCGACGACTGCGGCGACGGAACCGACGAGAGGCACTGCAAGCACAGAATCCTCTGA